In one Chitinophaga sancti genomic region, the following are encoded:
- the nrfD gene encoding NrfD/PsrC family molybdoenzyme membrane anchor subunit produces MHLKYESTLREPLVDGEKNYHQVTEDIIGPIEGKPGKLWYIGFFISVALLLWGVFSVTWEVYYGTGVWNLNKTIGWGWDITNFVWWVGIGHAGTLISAILLLFRQGWRTGVNRAAEAMTIFAVMCAGQFPIFHMGRVWMAFFVLPYPNTRGPLWVNFNSPLLWDVFAISTYFTVSLLFWYSGLLPDFATVRDRAKTKLRKLLYGVASFGWTGSAKHWQRHEALSLVLAGLSTPLVLSVHTIVSFDFATSVIPGWHTTIFPPYFVAGAIFSGFAMVNTLLIIVRKVLGLEDYITMGHMEAMNKVIVLTGSVVGCAYLTELFMAWYAAVPYEFATFYKYRAAGPLGWSYWIMMTCNVITPQVFWFRKMRRNIVVTFVMSIIVNIGMWFERFVIICTSLYRDYLPSSWSYYRPSWPEVGFYMGTFGLFFTCFFLFAKYFPVIAVAEIKFVLKTSGESFKKNNMEPLEPLSAEEFEHHAHGSHDDDHGHAGHAVAHAHN; encoded by the coding sequence ATGCATTTAAAGTACGAATCCACATTAAGAGAACCATTAGTTGATGGGGAGAAGAATTACCACCAGGTAACTGAAGATATCATCGGCCCTATTGAAGGGAAGCCTGGTAAACTGTGGTATATAGGCTTTTTCATTTCCGTAGCGTTGTTGTTATGGGGTGTTTTCTCTGTAACCTGGGAAGTTTATTATGGTACCGGGGTGTGGAACCTGAATAAAACAATTGGATGGGGTTGGGATATCACCAACTTCGTATGGTGGGTAGGTATTGGTCACGCGGGTACGCTGATCTCTGCGATCCTCCTGCTGTTCCGCCAGGGATGGCGTACAGGGGTAAACCGTGCGGCAGAAGCGATGACGATCTTCGCGGTAATGTGTGCCGGTCAGTTCCCGATCTTCCACATGGGTCGTGTATGGATGGCGTTCTTCGTATTACCTTATCCAAATACACGTGGTCCGCTGTGGGTGAACTTTAACTCTCCACTCCTTTGGGACGTGTTCGCGATTTCTACTTATTTCACAGTATCTCTGCTGTTCTGGTATTCAGGTTTGCTGCCTGACTTTGCAACTGTTCGTGACAGGGCAAAGACCAAACTGCGCAAGCTGCTGTATGGTGTAGCATCTTTCGGCTGGACCGGTTCTGCAAAACACTGGCAGCGTCATGAGGCACTGTCTCTGGTGCTGGCAGGTCTGTCTACTCCACTGGTACTTTCTGTACACACTATCGTATCTTTTGACTTTGCAACTTCAGTAATACCTGGTTGGCATACTACCATCTTCCCTCCCTACTTCGTAGCGGGTGCGATCTTCTCCGGATTTGCGATGGTAAATACCCTGCTGATCATTGTACGTAAAGTATTAGGTCTGGAAGATTATATTACCATGGGCCATATGGAAGCCATGAATAAGGTAATCGTACTGACTGGTTCTGTGGTAGGTTGTGCTTACCTGACGGAGCTCTTCATGGCATGGTATGCAGCTGTTCCTTACGAATTTGCAACATTCTACAAATATCGCGCAGCGGGTCCGCTGGGTTGGTCTTACTGGATCATGATGACTTGTAACGTAATCACGCCGCAGGTATTCTGGTTCCGTAAAATGAGAAGAAACATCGTAGTAACATTCGTGATGTCTATCATTGTAAACATCGGTATGTGGTTCGAGCGTTTCGTAATCATCTGTACTTCCCTGTACCGTGACTATCTGCCATCCAGCTGGAGCTACTATCGTCCATCCTGGCCAGAAGTTGGTTTCTACATGGGTACCTTCGGTCTGTTCTTCACATGTTTCTTCCTGTTCGCTAAATACTTCCCGGTAATTGCAGTTGCGGAAATCAAGTTCGTACTGAAAACTTCCGGCGAAAGTTTCAAGAAGAATAACATGGAGCCACTGGAGCCACTTTCTGCTGAAGAATTTGAGCACCATGCACATGGTTCTCATGATGACGACCACGGACATGCAGGTCATGCCGTAGCACATGCTCACAATTAA
- a CDS encoding cytochrome c oxidase subunit I, translated as MSNEATLHGQQEVMHGAHAHDHGHGHDDHEHHEGGFISKYVFSFDHKTIAKQFLITGIIWAIIGAFFSVLFRLQLGFPDATFPWMESILGHWAKGGRITDEAYYALVTMHGTILVFFVLTAGLSGTFSNLLIPLQVGARDMASPFMNMLSYWFFFLASMVMMSSLFVQTGPASGGWTAYPPLSALGDASIGSKIGMDLWLSAMALFVVSQLLGGLNYISTILNMRTKGMAMTKMPLTVWGFFFTAVLGVLSFPVLLSGFILLLFDRHGGTSFYLSELFVNGKALSNEGGSAILYQHLFWFLGHPEVYIIILPAMGMVSEVMAVNSRKPIFGYLAMVGSMFAIVILAFLVWAHHMFVTGLNPFLGAFFVLLTLLIAVPSAIKVFNWITTIWRGNIRFTPGMLFSIGFVSTFISGGLTGIWLGNSSIDIHLHDTYFVIAHFHIVMGVSAFFGTFAGVYHWFPKMFGRYMNNTLSYIHFWITLIGAYLIFWPMHYEGLVGMPRRYYDYSTWQSFKQFADLNHFISIVVIVVFATQLMFVFNFFYSIFKGRKLTTQNPWNATTLEWTTPINPGHGNWPGEIPEVHRWAYDYSKDGQDFIPQTVPLTPEEKAKGGH; from the coding sequence ATGAGTAACGAAGCAACATTGCACGGTCAACAGGAGGTTATGCACGGCGCGCACGCGCACGATCATGGCCACGGTCACGACGATCATGAGCACCATGAGGGTGGCTTCATTTCGAAGTATGTTTTCAGCTTTGATCACAAAACTATCGCTAAGCAATTTCTGATTACCGGTATCATCTGGGCTATCATAGGTGCTTTCTTCTCCGTACTGTTCCGTTTGCAACTGGGGTTCCCTGATGCTACTTTCCCATGGATGGAAAGCATACTGGGACATTGGGCTAAAGGTGGCCGTATTACAGACGAAGCTTACTATGCATTGGTAACCATGCACGGTACAATTCTCGTATTCTTTGTATTGACTGCCGGTTTGAGCGGTACTTTCTCCAACCTGCTGATTCCTTTGCAGGTAGGTGCCCGCGATATGGCTTCTCCTTTCATGAACATGCTGAGCTACTGGTTCTTCTTCCTGGCCAGCATGGTGATGATGAGTTCTCTGTTTGTACAAACAGGTCCTGCTTCCGGTGGCTGGACTGCTTATCCTCCACTGAGTGCACTGGGCGATGCATCAATCGGTTCTAAAATTGGTATGGACCTCTGGCTGTCTGCTATGGCGCTGTTCGTAGTTTCTCAGCTGCTGGGTGGTCTGAACTATATCTCTACTATATTGAACATGCGTACCAAAGGTATGGCTATGACCAAGATGCCGCTGACTGTATGGGGCTTCTTCTTCACCGCTGTACTGGGTGTACTTTCCTTCCCTGTATTACTGTCAGGTTTCATCCTGCTGCTGTTCGACCGCCACGGTGGTACCAGCTTCTACCTGAGCGAACTGTTCGTAAACGGTAAAGCACTGAGCAACGAAGGTGGTTCTGCCATCCTGTACCAGCACTTGTTCTGGTTCCTGGGTCACCCTGAGGTATACATCATCATCCTCCCTGCAATGGGTATGGTATCTGAAGTAATGGCGGTTAACTCCCGCAAACCTATCTTCGGTTACCTGGCGATGGTTGGATCCATGTTCGCGATCGTTATCCTGGCCTTCCTGGTATGGGCGCACCACATGTTCGTAACTGGTCTGAATCCATTCCTTGGTGCCTTCTTCGTACTGTTGACATTGCTGATTGCGGTACCATCTGCGATCAAAGTGTTCAACTGGATCACTACGATCTGGAGAGGTAACATCCGTTTTACCCCTGGTATGCTGTTCTCTATCGGTTTCGTGAGCACATTCATCTCCGGTGGTCTGACTGGTATCTGGCTGGGTAACTCCTCTATCGATATTCACCTGCACGATACTTACTTCGTAATCGCGCACTTCCATATAGTAATGGGTGTATCTGCCTTCTTCGGTACTTTTGCCGGTGTGTACCACTGGTTCCCGAAAATGTTTGGCCGTTACATGAACAACACATTATCTTATATCCACTTCTGGATTACCCTGATTGGTGCTTACCTGATTTTCTGGCCAATGCACTACGAAGGTCTGGTGGGTATGCCAAGAAGGTATTATGACTACTCTACCTGGCAGTCATTCAAACAGTTCGCTGATCTGAACCACTTCATCTCTATCGTAGTGATCGTGGTATTCGCTACTCAGCTTATGTTTGTGTTTAACTTCTTCTATAGCATCTTCAAGGGTCGTAAGTTAACAACGCAGAACCCATGGAACGCAACTACCCTGGAATGGACTACTCCGATTAATCCCGGTCACGGTAACTGGCCTGGTGAAATCCCTGAAGTTCACCGTTGGGCTTACGATTACAGCAAGGATGGTCAGGACTTCATTCCTCAGACCGTACCGCTGACTCCTGAAGAAAAAGCTAAGGGCGGCCACTAA
- a CDS encoding DUF3341 domain-containing protein, giving the protein MAVKNFVVASFDDEAVLFPAVKKVRTAGYKIHDVYTPFPVHGLDHAMGLRETSLHTAGFIYGVCGTTTALSCMSWIFSSDWPLNIGGKPHFPLPAFIPITFELTVLFSAVGMVMTFCYLCNLMPFVKKHIFHPRQTDDLFVMAIEVTAKTNAEEVKALLAQAGGLEINEQRAEAGWWYGRFDQDDEPTLYKNAETATVNA; this is encoded by the coding sequence ATGGCGGTTAAAAATTTCGTTGTAGCAAGTTTTGATGATGAGGCGGTATTATTTCCGGCAGTTAAAAAAGTAAGAACTGCGGGCTACAAAATCCATGATGTATACACACCATTTCCTGTGCATGGTCTTGATCATGCGATGGGTCTCCGTGAAACCAGCCTGCATACTGCCGGTTTCATATATGGTGTTTGCGGTACTACAACAGCATTATCCTGCATGAGCTGGATCTTCAGTTCAGACTGGCCGCTGAACATTGGTGGTAAGCCACACTTCCCATTGCCGGCGTTCATTCCTATTACCTTCGAGTTGACAGTATTGTTCTCTGCGGTAGGTATGGTGATGACTTTCTGCTACCTGTGTAACCTGATGCCATTTGTAAAGAAGCACATCTTCCACCCACGTCAGACAGATGACCTGTTTGTAATGGCAATCGAGGTGACTGCTAAAACAAACGCTGAAGAAGTAAAAGCTCTCCTGGCACAGGCGGGCGGTTTAGAAATAAACGAGCAGCGTGCAGAAGCAGGATGGTGGTACGGTCGTTTCGATCAGGATGATGAACCTACCCTGTACAAGAACGCTGAGACTGCAACAGTAAACGCGTAA
- a CDS encoding c-type cytochrome, producing MKRTSNILIAAALVSGALVSVSCNRGENNRKPGRIYMPDMYESRAYEFYNEKVSSMKPVDGTVKRGELLPYHLKAEDTALANGVKNPLILAKADLEEGKRLFNIYCGICHGTKLDGNGPLYKDGNGPYVAAPANLASGAKASYTEGRLFHVMTYGFNVMGSYASQLDRTQRWKIAAYIRSVQNGGANPPTLVDGDASAKPATAPAPAAAAAPTSDSTAHK from the coding sequence ATGAAAAGGACTTCCAACATATTGATCGCAGCTGCTTTGGTAAGTGGAGCTTTGGTATCGGTATCATGCAACAGGGGAGAGAATAACAGAAAGCCCGGAAGGATTTACATGCCTGACATGTATGAATCCCGTGCTTATGAGTTCTATAACGAGAAGGTATCATCTATGAAACCTGTAGATGGCACCGTGAAAAGAGGAGAGTTATTGCCTTACCATCTGAAAGCAGAAGATACTGCGTTAGCTAACGGTGTTAAAAATCCACTGATTCTGGCGAAAGCGGATCTGGAGGAAGGAAAACGTTTATTCAATATTTACTGCGGTATTTGCCACGGTACTAAGCTGGATGGTAATGGTCCACTGTATAAGGATGGTAATGGTCCTTATGTAGCTGCTCCTGCTAACCTGGCTAGTGGTGCAAAAGCCAGCTATACTGAAGGTCGCCTGTTCCACGTAATGACTTATGGTTTCAACGTGATGGGTAGCTACGCCAGCCAGCTGGATAGAACACAGCGTTGGAAAATTGCTGCATATATCCGCAGTGTACAGAACGGCGGTGCGAACCCTCCTACCCTGGTAGATGGTGATGCAAGCGCTAAACCTGCAACTGCACCAGCACCTGCAGCGGCAGCAGCTCCAACTTCGGATAGCACTGCACATAAATAA
- a CDS encoding quinol:cytochrome C oxidoreductase — protein MKDQFVVPARLKTTSFVLIAIGLLTLLIGYFVFSGEHGSTRFWAGLLQNSSFFLLVVLASTFFIGATTLAHGGWQVAFRRVPEAISMAVPVLGIIFLAILLCLIYGKAGNIYHWLDKEHVAHDPILSWKEAFLNPSFVTIASVLTIGLWILFTIKLRNMSIEEDGWDLSKENGKRILWRNTVMCGAFTVIYALSVGSTTPWIWLMSIDAHWYSTMYSWYTFVSSWVSGISLIALWVIYLKRQGYLPLVNEEHLHDLGKLAFGFSIFWTYLWFSQYMLIWYANMPEEIIYYKPRVWGEWRPIFFLNLAINFITPLLFLMSKDNKRSWSAMTFITVLIIGGHWMDFWQLVGPGTYQHLVFPWFELGIGVGFVGLIILLVSKQLTKAPLVPKNHPYLKESIIHQA, from the coding sequence ATGAAGGACCAATTTGTAGTACCGGCAAGATTAAAGACGACCAGCTTCGTGTTGATAGCTATTGGCTTGCTGACTTTGTTGATCGGATATTTCGTATTTAGTGGTGAGCATGGCTCCACACGTTTCTGGGCTGGCCTCCTGCAGAACAGCTCTTTCTTTCTGCTTGTTGTATTAGCCAGTACCTTCTTTATCGGTGCCACTACCCTGGCACATGGAGGCTGGCAGGTTGCCTTCCGTCGCGTACCGGAAGCGATCTCAATGGCTGTTCCTGTATTGGGCATTATCTTTTTAGCTATCCTGCTCTGCCTGATCTATGGTAAGGCAGGTAATATTTACCACTGGCTTGATAAAGAACATGTAGCTCATGACCCAATCCTGAGCTGGAAAGAAGCGTTCCTCAATCCAAGTTTCGTAACAATAGCAAGCGTCCTGACTATCGGTCTCTGGATCCTGTTTACTATTAAACTCCGCAACATGTCCATCGAAGAAGATGGATGGGATCTCTCCAAAGAAAACGGCAAACGCATTCTGTGGAGAAATACTGTAATGTGCGGTGCTTTCACAGTTATCTATGCGCTGAGTGTTGGTTCTACTACTCCATGGATCTGGTTAATGAGTATCGATGCACATTGGTATTCTACAATGTATAGCTGGTATACTTTCGTGAGCAGCTGGGTATCCGGGATTTCCCTGATCGCACTGTGGGTGATCTACCTGAAACGTCAGGGTTACCTGCCACTGGTTAACGAAGAGCACCTGCATGATCTTGGTAAACTTGCTTTCGGTTTCAGTATCTTCTGGACGTACCTGTGGTTCTCCCAGTATATGCTGATCTGGTATGCTAACATGCCTGAGGAAATTATCTACTACAAACCGCGTGTTTGGGGCGAATGGAGACCAATTTTCTTCCTGAACCTGGCCATCAACTTCATCACTCCGCTGTTGTTCCTGATGAGCAAGGATAATAAACGTAGCTGGTCTGCAATGACTTTCATTACTGTGCTGATCATTGGTGGTCACTGGATGGATTTCTGGCAGCTGGTTGGTCCTGGTACTTATCAGCACCTGGTGTTCCCTTGGTTTGAACTGGGTATAGGTGTTGGTTTTGTTGGTCTGATTATCTTACTGGTATCAAAACAGCTGACTAAAGCTCCGCTGGTTCCAAAGAATCACCCTTATCTGAAAGAAAGTATTATTCACCAGGCTTAA
- the cyoE gene encoding heme o synthase encodes MIRENSIKLSLSYVVASKVKDYSQLMKFNLTFMVVFSSVVGYLLVPGVEFSLIKIVELFAGGLLVSGSANTINQLIEVETDKLMKRTAVRPLPSGRVSEAEARVLAFVTAISGVLIMAWAFNWLSAGLSLLSLVMYAFIYTPWKKWNSLAVLVGAFPGAMPLLIGWAAGADELGAGGWSLYALQFVWQFPHFWAIAWIGHSDYTKAGFKLLPNGSEPNRMIAIQAVMYTFLLIPLGFLPYLFRVSGGISAVIVLLATFFFLYRAVNLYRKCDAPAARKLMFGSYIYLTIMQLALLADKVHNI; translated from the coding sequence ATGATAAGAGAAAACTCCATAAAATTATCGTTGTCGTATGTAGTAGCCAGTAAGGTGAAGGATTATTCTCAGCTGATGAAGTTTAATCTGACCTTTATGGTTGTGTTTTCCAGTGTAGTGGGTTACCTCCTTGTGCCTGGAGTGGAGTTTTCGTTGATAAAGATCGTAGAATTATTTGCCGGTGGTTTATTAGTATCCGGTTCAGCTAACACTATTAATCAGTTAATCGAGGTAGAGACAGACAAGTTAATGAAGCGTACAGCCGTAAGGCCACTGCCTTCAGGTCGTGTTTCTGAAGCAGAAGCCAGGGTATTGGCTTTTGTAACGGCTATCTCAGGTGTATTGATCATGGCATGGGCTTTCAACTGGCTGAGTGCTGGTTTGAGCTTATTATCCCTGGTAATGTATGCCTTTATCTACACCCCCTGGAAAAAATGGAATTCGCTGGCGGTGCTGGTGGGTGCATTTCCGGGAGCGATGCCACTATTGATAGGCTGGGCAGCAGGTGCTGATGAATTAGGCGCAGGTGGCTGGTCATTATATGCGCTGCAGTTCGTATGGCAATTTCCACATTTCTGGGCGATTGCATGGATTGGGCATAGTGACTACACAAAAGCCGGTTTTAAATTATTACCAAACGGTTCTGAGCCAAACAGGATGATTGCTATCCAGGCAGTAATGTATACATTCCTCCTGATCCCGCTGGGCTTTCTTCCTTATCTCTTTAGAGTAAGTGGTGGTATTTCTGCAGTGATTGTATTGCTGGCTACCTTCTTCTTCCTTTACCGTGCGGTAAATCTGTACAGGAAATGTGATGCACCGGCAGCGCGCAAGCTGATGTTTGGTTCTTACATCTACCTCACAATAATGCAACTGGCATTGTTGGCAGATAAAGTGCATAACATTTAA
- a CDS encoding cytochrome c oxidase subunit II: MSGYLAVLVVVLIFVVIFQIAKASEYVSILKGEKKSRQQSNKVNGFLMIVFLVVGLIGVYYCNDLLKGKIGVESASVQGEGYDVLLKWTLIITGIVFVITQILLFWFAYKYQEKEGQKAFYFPHNNKLELIWTVIPAITLTILIAFGLRQWFRLTSDAPKDAMVVEVTGKQFNWLVRYPGKDGQLGRKFFKNINDATNPVGQDWDDQLNKDDFMATEIHLVVNKPVKFIIGSRDVIHDVGLSAFRMKMDAVPGIPTTLWITPKFTTKEMKEKTDNPDYVYELSCDQMCGKGHYSMKANIVVESQEEFDAWAAKQKAQYDVAHESATPAPAAAAADSTQKAVAKN, from the coding sequence ATGTCAGGATATTTAGCAGTCTTAGTCGTTGTACTCATATTCGTAGTCATCTTCCAGATTGCGAAGGCCAGCGAATATGTGTCGATATTAAAAGGAGAAAAGAAGTCGCGCCAGCAATCTAACAAGGTGAACGGCTTCCTGATGATCGTGTTCCTGGTGGTGGGCCTGATAGGTGTTTACTACTGTAATGATTTACTGAAAGGTAAAATTGGAGTTGAATCTGCATCTGTTCAGGGTGAAGGTTACGACGTCCTGCTCAAATGGACACTGATTATTACTGGTATCGTATTCGTTATCACCCAGATCCTCCTTTTCTGGTTCGCCTATAAATATCAGGAAAAAGAAGGCCAGAAGGCTTTCTACTTCCCTCACAACAATAAACTGGAATTAATCTGGACCGTAATTCCTGCTATCACCCTTACCATTCTGATAGCATTCGGTTTAAGACAATGGTTCCGCCTCACTTCTGATGCACCGAAAGATGCAATGGTTGTAGAAGTGACCGGTAAGCAATTCAACTGGCTCGTTCGTTACCCTGGTAAAGATGGTCAGCTGGGTCGTAAGTTCTTCAAAAACATCAACGATGCAACTAATCCTGTAGGTCAGGATTGGGATGATCAATTAAATAAGGATGACTTCATGGCTACTGAAATTCACCTGGTAGTAAACAAGCCGGTGAAATTCATCATTGGTAGCCGCGATGTAATCCATGACGTAGGTCTGTCAGCTTTCCGTATGAAGATGGATGCTGTTCCTGGTATCCCTACTACCCTGTGGATAACTCCAAAGTTCACCACAAAGGAAATGAAGGAAAAGACTGACAATCCTGATTACGTATATGAACTTTCCTGCGACCAGATGTGTGGTAAAGGCCACTATTCCATGAAGGCTAACATCGTGGTAGAATCTCAGGAAGAATTTGATGCATGGGCTGCAAAACAGAAAGCTCAATACGACGTTGCTCATGAGAGCGCAACTCCCGCTCCAGCTGCAGCAGCTGCCGACAGCACCCAAAAGGCAGTAGCTAAAAACTAG